From a single Gimesia fumaroli genomic region:
- a CDS encoding HAD family hydrolase, which yields MSDKPRIQAVAFDLDGLMFNTEHVFFLSGDALLQRRGKEMTEEILKGMMGRRAMEGFEHLSSHLHEPEDPHELWVESQEIFHSLLHQHLKPMHGLFELLDYLDELEIPKCVATSSPRAYLEMLLEQFDLTHRFPITLTAEDVTHGKPHPEIYLTAAEKLKVDPKQMLVLEDSEAGTKSGAASGAYVVSIPHEYSDYGDFSAANLVANTLADPVLLALFTDRHA from the coding sequence ATGTCAGACAAACCCCGCATCCAGGCAGTTGCCTTTGATCTGGACGGACTCATGTTTAATACCGAGCACGTTTTTTTTCTTTCAGGCGATGCATTACTGCAGCGTCGGGGTAAAGAAATGACTGAAGAAATCCTGAAAGGCATGATGGGGCGTCGTGCGATGGAAGGATTCGAACACCTTTCCAGTCATCTGCACGAACCGGAAGATCCTCATGAGCTCTGGGTGGAAAGCCAGGAAATCTTCCACTCCTTGCTCCATCAGCACTTAAAGCCGATGCACGGGTTGTTTGAACTCTTAGATTATCTGGACGAACTGGAGATCCCCAAATGTGTTGCGACCTCTTCACCGCGAGCTTATCTGGAAATGCTATTGGAACAATTTGACCTGACGCATCGTTTTCCAATCACTTTAACGGCGGAAGATGTAACGCACGGCAAACCCCATCCCGAAATTTATCTCACTGCCGCTGAGAAACTCAAAGTCGATCCGAAACAGATGCTGGTTCTGGAAGACAGCGAAGCGGGTACCAAGTCCGGAGCCGCCTCAGGTGCATATGTCGTTTCCATCCCTCATGAATATAGCGACTACGGCGATTTCAGCGCCGCGAATCTGGTTGCAAACACACTGGCCGATCCGGTACTGCTCGCACTATTCACAGATCGCCATGCGTAA
- a CDS encoding (Fe-S)-binding protein: protein MKPGSSPSNSAVFSKDPEQVPGSQIPYENFLDCIHCGLCTAACPTYLETGNENDSPRGRIYLMRAIVDQRIELSDAVRGHLDLCLDCRSCETACPSGVQYGRLIEPFRVDVHKMESEDSAGPQNDWFHRWILYRLFPYPNRIRWTLLPARVMQFLRIDKVVNALRLPYLLPAKLRRMNDLLPRLQPAEPALPEILPAKGTQRARVALFTGCVSEAMYSHVNHATARVLQANGCEVIVPRTQGCCGAIHYHSGADEEAIKFALQNLAAFDLENIDAIIVNVAGCGAMLKDYGHIAEETKGVPAEQVEKLKQLATKFRDVSEFLFELGPIAPEGEIPIQATYHDACHLVHAQKVQNQPRKLLELVPGLELIPLNESTICCGAAGSYNLTQPEMADQLGQRKLKNILDTGANVVISGNVGCTLQIDSKLRQAHKPLWVAHPMEILDLSYRNQKPTL, encoded by the coding sequence ATGAAACCTGGTAGTTCCCCATCCAATTCGGCAGTCTTCTCCAAAGATCCAGAACAGGTTCCCGGTTCACAGATCCCCTACGAAAATTTTCTGGACTGTATTCACTGCGGTCTCTGTACCGCTGCCTGCCCAACCTATCTGGAAACGGGTAACGAAAATGACAGCCCCCGCGGACGCATCTATCTGATGCGGGCGATTGTGGACCAACGTATCGAGCTCTCAGACGCCGTCAGAGGCCACCTTGATCTCTGCCTGGACTGTCGCAGCTGCGAGACGGCCTGTCCTTCTGGAGTCCAGTACGGACGTCTAATCGAGCCCTTTCGCGTCGATGTCCACAAAATGGAATCCGAGGACAGTGCAGGCCCGCAGAACGACTGGTTCCACCGCTGGATTCTCTATCGCCTCTTTCCCTATCCAAACCGCATCCGCTGGACACTCTTGCCAGCACGTGTCATGCAGTTTTTAAGGATCGACAAAGTGGTCAACGCTTTGAGACTGCCTTACTTGCTGCCTGCGAAATTAAGACGGATGAATGATTTGCTGCCGCGTCTCCAACCTGCGGAACCAGCGTTACCTGAAATCTTACCTGCTAAAGGAACCCAGCGTGCCCGCGTAGCACTCTTCACCGGCTGTGTTTCAGAAGCCATGTACAGCCATGTGAATCATGCGACGGCCCGTGTCTTACAAGCGAACGGCTGTGAAGTGATTGTCCCGCGTACTCAAGGTTGTTGCGGCGCCATCCATTATCACAGTGGCGCCGATGAGGAGGCAATCAAGTTTGCGCTCCAGAATCTGGCAGCCTTTGACCTGGAAAACATCGATGCGATTATCGTCAATGTCGCAGGCTGCGGCGCCATGCTGAAAGATTACGGTCACATTGCTGAAGAAACCAAAGGCGTCCCAGCAGAACAGGTCGAAAAGCTGAAACAACTGGCGACGAAATTTCGTGATGTCTCAGAATTTCTGTTTGAACTGGGCCCGATTGCACCCGAAGGAGAAATTCCGATCCAAGCAACCTACCACGATGCCTGTCATCTCGTGCATGCACAGAAAGTACAGAACCAGCCCCGAAAATTGCTCGAACTGGTTCCCGGTCTGGAGTTGATCCCATTGAATGAATCGACCATCTGCTGTGGTGCAGCGGGCAGCTATAACCTGACCCAGCCCGAGATGGCAGACCAATTGGGGCAACGGAAACTGAAAAATATTCTCGATACCGGAGCGAATGTCGTCATCAGCGGTAATGTCGGCTGCACCTTACAGATCGATTCAAAATTACGTCAGGCACACAAACCCCTCTGGGTAGCACACCCGATGGAAATCCTGGATCTTAGCTATCGAAACCAAAAACCGACCCTCTGA
- a CDS encoding FAD-binding oxidoreductase, whose product MSPTHSGSLEEFVPASQTELSRFMTDNAEAAPKQLFSVGGRTSLSVCCPASQSGTLICMSQLNRVIDYPVRDMTITVEAGMRLDQLTEIVSAEGQRLPIDVPQSNRATLGGVIATNTCGPRRFSYGTIRDYVIGISAIDGEGNLFKSGGRVVKNVAGYDLSKMLVGSLGTLAVISQVSLNLRPKPETMSMVWFAFESFQNADRALEAIVTSGTRPTAVEYCNSKAARQIAAESRSELPSEHQIVCVCYEGPANVVNWQAERIREEWKEFSPLSSQIVEAEKATRLYNAFTEYQTSSDDPVTLKAVVLPSQMMKFVEAATELNIAVQAHAADGIVFGHLPDSASSLEDVQQILKQLQKAISPQTAHLTIYQCESEWAESLPLFCAAPPGWSLMQQLKQALDPQQLLNSQRFAELVEA is encoded by the coding sequence ATGTCGCCTACGCATTCCGGTTCTCTGGAAGAATTCGTTCCCGCATCGCAGACTGAGTTGAGTCGCTTCATGACTGACAATGCGGAAGCAGCCCCAAAACAGCTGTTTTCTGTGGGTGGTCGAACGTCTCTGTCGGTCTGTTGCCCTGCGAGTCAATCCGGAACCCTGATTTGTATGTCCCAGTTGAACCGGGTGATCGACTATCCCGTCCGCGACATGACGATCACCGTCGAAGCAGGCATGCGGCTCGATCAACTCACTGAGATCGTGTCTGCAGAAGGACAGCGGCTGCCGATCGACGTGCCTCAGTCGAACCGCGCCACCCTGGGAGGGGTGATCGCCACCAATACCTGTGGCCCCAGACGGTTCTCCTATGGCACGATCCGCGACTACGTCATCGGGATTTCCGCCATCGATGGAGAAGGAAACCTGTTCAAATCCGGAGGACGCGTGGTCAAAAATGTTGCCGGCTATGATCTGAGCAAAATGCTCGTCGGATCTCTGGGAACCCTGGCTGTCATCAGTCAGGTGTCACTGAACTTGCGTCCCAAACCGGAAACCATGAGCATGGTCTGGTTTGCTTTTGAATCCTTTCAAAATGCAGATCGTGCACTGGAAGCGATTGTGACCTCCGGTACGCGGCCGACGGCTGTTGAATACTGTAACAGCAAAGCGGCCCGGCAAATCGCGGCTGAATCGCGTTCCGAGCTTCCCTCAGAGCATCAGATCGTCTGCGTCTGTTATGAAGGCCCGGCTAATGTCGTTAACTGGCAGGCAGAACGGATCAGAGAAGAGTGGAAGGAATTCTCGCCTCTGAGTTCACAAATTGTGGAAGCAGAAAAGGCCACCAGACTGTATAACGCATTCACGGAATACCAGACCTCTTCAGATGATCCCGTCACACTCAAAGCCGTTGTGCTCCCTTCGCAAATGATGAAATTTGTGGAAGCGGCAACAGAATTAAACATCGCTGTTCAAGCGCATGCCGCTGATGGAATTGTATTTGGTCACTTACCCGACTCCGCCAGCTCCCTGGAAGATGTCCAACAAATCCTGAAGCAGTTGCAGAAAGCGATTTCTCCCCAGACCGCACATTTAACCATTTATCAATGTGAATCCGAATGGGCTGAGTCGCTCCCCCTGTTTTGTGCAGCTCCTCCCGGATGGTCATTAATGCAACAACTCAAACAGGCTTTAGACCCTCAACAACTCTTGAATTCACAGCGATTTGCTGAACTGGTAGAAGCATAG
- a CDS encoding FAD-binding oxidoreductase, whose product MVDSSNQTITQEAPPLDELKTGSPPFTSLVQQLTQIVGQANILYNADELLVYECDGYIVDKSAPDIVIFPISTEQISAIVKLCNQFNVPFLARGAGTSLSGGCLPIGGGVMIVLTKMKQILEINLRDRYAIVEPGMVNLHLTNALKGTGYHYAPDPSSQGSCTIGGNIATNSGGPHTLKYGVTTNHVLGLEAVLPDGSIIELGGPTAETPGYDLHGLYVGNEGTFGICTKAIVRITRDPESHRTMLAVFQTIADATRAISAIIAAGIIPSALEMMDHGIIQAVEEAFHFGFPLDAGAVLLIEVDGLEIALDEEVRQILEICESCNVREIQRADTPEERQLIWKSRKQAFGAIGRLSPSYCTQDGVVPRTRLPEILEFIEATSKKYNMRIVNVFHAGDGNVHPILLFDERDQEQIQKVLEASEEILEKCLELGGSVTGEHGIGVEKINFMSRIFNETDLDTMETVRNIFNPRQICSRDKVLPQHQADEKAGVVQSHPARRAPH is encoded by the coding sequence ATGGTTGATTCCAGCAACCAGACAATAACACAAGAAGCCCCGCCGTTAGATGAACTGAAAACGGGGAGCCCGCCTTTTACATCATTGGTGCAACAGTTAACACAAATTGTTGGTCAAGCCAACATCCTGTATAACGCTGACGAATTACTGGTCTACGAATGTGACGGTTACATCGTCGATAAATCCGCTCCCGATATCGTCATTTTTCCGATATCGACCGAGCAGATCTCCGCGATTGTCAAACTCTGCAATCAGTTTAATGTCCCGTTTCTGGCCCGTGGTGCAGGAACCAGCCTTTCCGGCGGTTGTCTCCCCATTGGCGGCGGGGTCATGATTGTTCTGACCAAGATGAAACAGATTCTGGAAATCAACCTCAGAGACCGCTACGCCATCGTGGAACCAGGCATGGTGAATCTGCATCTGACCAATGCTCTCAAAGGAACCGGATATCACTATGCTCCCGATCCCTCCAGTCAGGGCTCCTGTACCATTGGAGGAAATATCGCGACGAACTCCGGCGGCCCCCATACTTTAAAATATGGAGTGACAACCAATCATGTCCTCGGTCTCGAAGCAGTTCTGCCCGATGGGTCAATCATCGAACTGGGCGGCCCCACGGCGGAAACGCCCGGATACGATCTGCATGGTCTCTACGTAGGCAACGAAGGCACATTCGGAATTTGCACCAAAGCCATCGTCAGGATCACACGCGATCCGGAATCGCACCGTACGATGCTGGCGGTATTTCAAACGATTGCCGATGCCACTCGCGCCATCTCTGCCATCATCGCCGCAGGCATCATTCCCTCCGCACTGGAAATGATGGACCACGGAATTATCCAGGCAGTCGAAGAAGCATTTCACTTCGGCTTCCCCCTGGACGCGGGTGCCGTCCTGTTAATTGAAGTCGATGGACTGGAAATCGCCCTCGACGAAGAGGTCCGTCAGATTCTGGAGATCTGTGAAAGCTGTAACGTCCGGGAAATCCAAAGAGCCGATACCCCGGAAGAACGACAACTCATCTGGAAAAGCCGCAAACAGGCATTTGGCGCCATCGGCCGACTCAGTCCGAGCTATTGCACTCAGGATGGCGTGGTCCCTCGAACTCGTCTCCCGGAAATCCTCGAATTCATCGAAGCCACCAGTAAAAAATATAACATGCGGATCGTCAATGTGTTCCATGCCGGCGACGGAAACGTGCATCCGATCCTGTTGTTTGATGAGCGCGATCAGGAGCAAATCCAGAAAGTTCTGGAAGCGAGTGAAGAGATCCTCGAAAAGTGTCTTGAGTTGGGAGGCAGTGTTACGGGGGAACATGGGATTGGTGTGGAAAAAATCAACTTCATGAGTCGGATCTTCAATGAAACGGATCTGGACACAATGGAAACGGTTCGCAATATTTTTAACCCCCGGCAAATCTGCAGCCGGGATAAAGTTCTGCCGCAGCATCAAGCTGATGAGAAAGCAGGGGTGGTTCAATCACATCCCGCGCGCCGCGCACCACATTGA
- a CDS encoding DUF3604 domain-containing protein: MTSGLNNYFGDLHNHNQVGYAQGSLDRSFEIARNHLDFYAFTPHSYWPDVEDYDGKITHKWKNGFHIARSRWPEVVELAKQFEQPGEFVTILGYERHGTQEGDYHILFPDLKGDYELIEDLSELQAFARERGCLLIPHHPANRLGHRGFDASKMDPAVSPVLEIHSEWGCAEHDRAPFPYKRHTEGGRWTKHTLQSYLNQGYRLGVVASTDDHLGHPGGYREGLAAIKATELTREALFDAIRNRRTYAVTGDRIELDFFLNDQIMGQELEFTPERRLKVHVRGWDEIDRVEVLKNGRVIHRDFPVDREPDQSAWDKPVVLRFEYGWGPWPALGWGGTADWNFTVDIEGGQLQQMHPCFTTGPLDEFRRDRILEQTSNQLKVQSFTALKQQVDDWSQKAIVMRIQGDANTKVSISCTQPSECQLTQTFAELATSNEMLFTRPFPWESAMLHRLVFQDNWETEFEFEDHDEGNKDDWYYVRVIQTNGEMAWSSPIWVNKK; the protein is encoded by the coding sequence ATGACATCAGGCTTGAACAACTACTTTGGCGACCTGCACAATCACAATCAGGTGGGTTATGCGCAGGGTTCTCTGGACCGCTCCTTCGAAATCGCCCGAAATCACCTCGACTTTTATGCCTTCACTCCTCACTCCTATTGGCCGGACGTGGAAGACTACGACGGAAAAATCACGCACAAATGGAAAAACGGATTCCATATCGCGCGCTCCCGCTGGCCGGAAGTCGTCGAACTGGCCAAACAGTTTGAGCAACCGGGAGAATTCGTCACCATTCTGGGATACGAACGCCACGGCACCCAGGAAGGGGACTACCATATTCTCTTCCCAGACCTGAAGGGAGATTATGAACTCATTGAAGATCTGTCTGAACTTCAGGCATTCGCCAGAGAACGAGGCTGCCTGCTGATTCCCCATCATCCCGCCAATCGTCTCGGGCATCGAGGTTTTGATGCCAGCAAGATGGATCCCGCTGTTTCCCCCGTTCTGGAAATTCATTCGGAATGGGGTTGTGCCGAACATGATCGTGCACCGTTTCCCTACAAGCGCCACACGGAAGGGGGACGCTGGACAAAACACACGCTGCAATCTTACTTGAACCAGGGATACCGGCTGGGAGTCGTCGCCAGTACTGACGATCACCTGGGACATCCCGGCGGCTACCGCGAAGGACTCGCCGCTATCAAAGCCACCGAGCTGACCCGCGAAGCCCTGTTTGATGCGATCCGCAACCGGCGGACCTACGCCGTGACCGGAGATCGGATTGAACTCGATTTTTTCCTGAACGACCAGATAATGGGACAGGAATTAGAGTTCACTCCAGAGCGTCGGCTTAAAGTCCATGTCCGGGGCTGGGATGAAATTGACCGCGTTGAAGTCCTGAAGAATGGACGTGTGATTCATCGGGATTTCCCCGTCGATCGAGAACCAGATCAAAGTGCCTGGGACAAACCGGTTGTCCTGCGATTCGAATACGGCTGGGGTCCCTGGCCGGCTTTAGGCTGGGGCGGAACGGCTGACTGGAATTTTACCGTCGATATCGAAGGGGGGCAGCTCCAGCAGATGCACCCCTGTTTTACAACGGGGCCGCTCGATGAATTTCGCCGCGATCGTATTCTGGAGCAAACATCGAACCAACTCAAAGTTCAATCCTTCACTGCCCTCAAACAGCAGGTGGATGACTGGTCCCAGAAAGCGATTGTGATGCGGATCCAGGGCGACGCCAATACAAAGGTCTCGATTTCGTGCACTCAGCCCAGCGAATGCCAGCTCACTCAGACGTTTGCTGAGCTCGCCACCAGTAATGAAATGCTGTTTACTCGACCGTTTCCCTGGGAATCGGCCATGCTGCACCGCCTCGTGTTTCAGGACAACTGGGAAACCGAATTTGAATTTGAAGATCATGATGAGGGAAACAAAGACGACTGGTACTATGTCCGTGTGATTCAAACCAATGGAGAAATGGCCTGGTCCAGTCCCATTTGGGTCAATAAAAAGTGA
- a CDS encoding mercuric reductase — MPDSIQVAPQDLYNQRLVAHVHPPNWINPQPEGRYNLVVIGAGTAGLVTAAGAAGLGAKVALIERHLMGGDCLNTGCVPSKALIRSAKAAHAVVKAKQFGIEVNPSDVSTHFDKAMERMRKLRSEISVHDSAQRFKDLGVDVFIGNGKFLNENTIEVNDQRLNFKRAVITTGARAAVPAIEGIEETGYLTNETVFSLTERPRRLAVIGAGPIGCELAQTFARLGTEVTLLQSHAQILPREDRDAATIIHRQLEADGVKLILNAKTTRVSKTEQARQLNIESENEHIQLDVDEILVAAGRAPNVQGLNLENAGVSYDERHGVSVNDYLQTSNPAIFSAGDICSRFQFTHSADFQARIVIGNALFKGWSKTSQLLIPWCTYTDPEIAHVGLYEHEAHKQNIAIQTFVQEFSGVDRAILDGETNGFVKIHTKQGTDRILGATIVAAHAGDLISEISVAMKSGMGLKKLASVIHPYPTQADAIRKIGDQFNRTRLSPFIKRLFSKWLEWTR; from the coding sequence ATGCCCGATTCAATCCAGGTTGCTCCACAAGATCTATATAACCAGCGGTTAGTCGCACACGTCCACCCACCCAACTGGATCAACCCCCAACCTGAAGGACGCTATAATCTGGTTGTCATTGGTGCGGGAACAGCGGGGCTTGTGACAGCAGCCGGTGCTGCAGGACTGGGCGCCAAAGTTGCATTAATCGAACGCCACCTGATGGGGGGAGACTGCCTGAATACAGGTTGTGTCCCGTCCAAAGCCCTCATTCGCTCGGCCAAAGCAGCGCACGCGGTTGTGAAAGCAAAGCAGTTCGGCATCGAAGTCAATCCGTCAGACGTCTCGACTCATTTCGATAAAGCCATGGAACGCATGCGCAAACTTCGTTCTGAAATCAGCGTGCATGATTCCGCACAACGGTTTAAAGACCTGGGTGTGGATGTATTTATTGGTAACGGTAAATTCCTCAACGAAAATACCATCGAAGTCAACGATCAAAGGCTCAATTTTAAACGGGCCGTCATCACTACTGGTGCGCGGGCGGCTGTCCCCGCCATTGAAGGCATTGAAGAAACTGGCTATCTCACCAATGAAACGGTTTTCTCACTGACAGAACGTCCCAGACGACTGGCTGTGATCGGCGCCGGCCCCATCGGTTGTGAACTCGCCCAGACGTTCGCCCGCCTGGGTACGGAAGTAACCTTGCTGCAATCGCACGCCCAGATCTTACCGCGTGAGGATCGTGATGCGGCGACGATCATTCACCGCCAACTGGAAGCCGATGGGGTCAAACTCATTCTGAACGCCAAAACAACCCGCGTCAGTAAAACGGAACAAGCCAGACAACTCAACATTGAATCAGAAAACGAACACATCCAACTGGATGTTGATGAAATCCTCGTCGCGGCCGGGCGCGCCCCCAATGTCCAGGGACTGAATCTGGAAAATGCCGGCGTGTCCTATGATGAACGGCACGGAGTTTCCGTAAACGATTATCTGCAGACATCCAACCCGGCGATCTTTAGTGCGGGAGATATCTGCTCCCGTTTTCAGTTCACACATAGTGCCGATTTCCAGGCACGCATTGTGATTGGGAATGCGCTCTTCAAAGGCTGGAGTAAAACCAGTCAGCTCTTAATTCCCTGGTGTACTTACACCGATCCGGAAATTGCCCACGTGGGACTGTATGAGCATGAAGCACACAAACAGAATATCGCCATTCAAACATTCGTGCAGGAATTCAGTGGCGTCGACCGGGCGATCCTGGATGGGGAAACCAACGGCTTTGTCAAAATCCATACCAAACAAGGCACGGATCGCATTTTAGGAGCCACCATCGTCGCTGCTCACGCAGGCGATCTCATCTCTGAAATTTCTGTGGCGATGAAGTCCGGCATGGGGCTCAAAAAACTGGCCAGTGTCATTCATCCCTACCCCACACAGGCGGATGCCATCCGGAAGATTGGCGATCAGTTTAATCGAACACGTCTCAGTCCGTTCATCAAACGTCTGTTCTCAAAGTGGCTGGAGTGGACTCGCTAA
- a CDS encoding TVP38/TMEM64 family protein, whose amino-acid sequence MTSADSETELPERTESQNEEHASGIESHVSRTGTWIRLAVFVLLVGIISLAYFNFRDVLTLKYLATQETNWRDFASQHPVAIYLIAFLIYTSITGLSLPGAVPLTLTYGWFFGFWKALLLVSFSSTAGATLAFLTSRYLFRSAIQSRYGERFAVINQQFEKEGAFYLFILRLVPAFPFFLINVVMGLTTIRAWTFWWVSQIGMLAGTAVFIYAGTSVPTLQELSEQGAKGILTPQLIVAFVLLGTFPLLVKKIVNRIQNRK is encoded by the coding sequence GTGACCAGCGCTGATTCAGAGACAGAACTGCCTGAGCGAACTGAATCACAAAACGAGGAACACGCTTCCGGCATTGAAAGCCACGTCTCGCGTACAGGAACCTGGATCCGATTGGCGGTTTTCGTGCTCCTGGTGGGAATCATCAGCCTGGCCTATTTTAATTTCCGCGACGTGTTGACTCTCAAATACCTGGCAACCCAGGAAACAAACTGGAGAGACTTCGCAAGTCAACATCCGGTGGCCATCTACCTGATCGCCTTCCTCATCTACACCAGCATCACAGGGCTGTCACTACCGGGCGCGGTACCGCTGACATTAACTTATGGCTGGTTTTTCGGTTTCTGGAAAGCCTTGCTGCTCGTCAGTTTTTCTTCGACGGCCGGAGCAACGCTGGCGTTTTTAACGAGCCGGTATCTCTTTCGATCTGCGATTCAATCCCGCTATGGCGAACGCTTCGCGGTGATCAATCAGCAGTTTGAAAAAGAAGGAGCGTTTTATCTGTTCATCCTGCGACTGGTCCCTGCGTTTCCTTTTTTTCTCATCAACGTTGTCATGGGGCTGACGACCATTCGCGCCTGGACCTTCTGGTGGGTCAGCCAGATCGGCATGCTTGCCGGAACCGCCGTCTTCATTTATGCCGGCACGAGTGTCCCCACACTCCAGGAACTATCAGAGCAGGGGGCCAAAGGCATTTTGACTCCCCAATTGATCGTCGCTTTTGTGCTCCTGGGTACGTTTCCTCTGCTTGTAAAAAAAATCGTCAATCGAATTCAAAATCGCAAATGA
- the rho gene encoding transcription termination factor Rho, whose translation MAAKSSETSDKPKPTRRRTTKSRKKVEPATTEDTFEKSESDALQDEYHRKAEENLELFENSHSSQSEAEPEREPVSMSDNPAESVGENNSEQTDGDRSEKTGGNRRRRRRRRKSDGTNNAQGQNQGRQGGGGNRGRSNNRGGGGGGRSRSGGTGGRTQSRRPRSTSNAANENISGTIEGVLELHPKAYGFIRDPKSNYKAQDSDAFVSSSLIEKHNLREGILIRGEVGPGTRGQGPRLKSIETIDGRTIEEYMEIKSFDELTPINPFEQIKLETGPMPITMRIMDLLTPIGKGQRALVVAPPRTGKTMLLQDIAEAVSKNHPEVRLMVLLIDERPEEVTEMERSIKGEVISSSMDRDVESHVRTSQLIFERGKRLAEAGEDAFILLDSITRTARAFNKWVGNTGRTMSGGLDVKAMDIPKKMFGTARRFDEGGSLTVLGTALIDTGSRMDEVIFQEFKGTGNMEMVLSRELSDRRIFPAIDITLSGTRREEKILDPEVLEGVTMLRRSLISLSPVEAMEQLSSTLKKFPTNKEFLEKIRAIL comes from the coding sequence ATGGCTGCAAAAAGTTCTGAAACTTCTGACAAACCCAAACCAACACGTCGAAGAACAACGAAATCACGCAAAAAAGTGGAACCCGCTACAACAGAAGACACTTTTGAAAAAAGTGAATCGGATGCCCTGCAAGACGAATACCATCGTAAAGCAGAAGAAAATCTCGAACTATTCGAAAACTCTCATTCATCTCAGAGTGAAGCAGAACCTGAAAGAGAACCTGTAAGTATGTCAGACAATCCTGCTGAATCCGTAGGCGAAAATAACTCAGAACAAACTGATGGCGACCGATCTGAAAAAACAGGCGGTAATCGACGCAGAAGACGTCGCAGAAGAAAATCTGACGGCACCAACAACGCACAGGGACAAAATCAGGGACGCCAGGGAGGCGGTGGAAATCGAGGCCGCTCGAATAACAGAGGCGGAGGTGGAGGCGGCCGCTCTCGCTCTGGAGGGACTGGCGGACGAACACAATCTCGACGTCCGCGTTCAACTTCAAACGCAGCCAATGAAAATATCTCCGGAACCATTGAAGGGGTCTTGGAACTTCACCCCAAAGCATACGGCTTTATTCGAGATCCCAAATCAAATTACAAAGCACAGGACTCAGACGCGTTTGTCTCCAGCTCCCTGATCGAAAAACACAATCTCCGCGAAGGTATTTTAATTCGAGGAGAAGTCGGCCCCGGAACCAGAGGGCAGGGACCACGACTCAAGAGCATTGAAACCATTGATGGTCGCACCATCGAAGAATACATGGAGATTAAATCCTTCGACGAACTGACTCCCATCAACCCTTTCGAACAGATCAAACTCGAAACAGGTCCTATGCCCATCACAATGCGCATCATGGATCTGCTCACTCCGATCGGGAAAGGGCAAAGAGCACTTGTTGTCGCGCCTCCTCGAACAGGAAAAACGATGCTCTTACAGGACATTGCGGAAGCAGTCAGTAAAAACCATCCCGAAGTTCGCCTGATGGTGTTATTGATCGATGAACGTCCGGAAGAAGTCACGGAAATGGAACGCTCAATCAAAGGCGAAGTCATCTCCTCATCAATGGACCGGGACGTCGAAAGCCATGTTCGTACCAGCCAGCTCATTTTTGAACGTGGTAAACGCCTGGCCGAAGCGGGAGAAGATGCCTTCATCCTGCTGGACAGTATCACGCGAACCGCACGTGCCTTCAATAAATGGGTTGGCAACACTGGACGTACCATGAGTGGTGGTCTGGATGTCAAAGCGATGGATATTCCCAAAAAGATGTTTGGAACCGCACGTCGCTTTGATGAAGGGGGCTCTCTGACGGTGCTGGGAACGGCACTGATTGACACAGGCAGCCGCATGGACGAAGTCATTTTCCAGGAATTCAAAGGGACCGGTAATATGGAAATGGTGCTCAGCCGGGAACTCTCCGACCGCCGCATCTTTCCTGCGATTGACATCACTCTTTCCGGAACCCGGCGTGAAGAAAAAATTCTGGATCCCGAAGTTCTCGAAGGTGTGACCATGCTCCGCAGAAGTCTGATTTCGCTCAGCCCTGTTGAAGCAATGGAACAACTCAGCAGTACACTCAAGAAATTTCCGACGAACAAAGAATTTCTGGAAAAAATCCGGGCGATTCTTTAG